One genomic segment of Pseudoalteromonas sp. GCY includes these proteins:
- the ilvM gene encoding acetolactate synthase 2 small subunit — protein sequence MKHHLTVAVKQQSIAVERFLRVARHRGFRLTNLELQGQDDLFHVKMTVDSDKPIYLLTSQLSKLVEVQAVDLHTLQKQAI from the coding sequence ATGAAACACCATTTAACCGTTGCAGTAAAACAACAGAGCATCGCAGTGGAGCGCTTTTTACGCGTAGCCAGACATCGCGGATTTCGCTTAACGAATTTGGAATTACAAGGTCAAGATGACTTATTCCACGTCAAAATGACCGTAGATAGTGACAAACCTATCTATTTATTAACCTCACAACTGAGTAAGCTAGTAGAAGTGCAAGCGGTTGACTTGCATACACTACAGAAACAGGCAATTTAG
- a CDS encoding branched-chain amino acid transaminase, whose translation MTQTSEVIWHNGEMVPYFQATTHVLSHALHYGSSVFEGIRAYDTPNGPAVFRLTDHIQRLFDSAKIYRMEIPFTKEEVIAACKETIRANDFTNAYLRPFAFLGHVGLGLNPKSHRADMTVAAMEWGAYLGEEGLAQGVDVCVSSWSRLAPNTMPTAAKAGGNYLSSQLISGEAKRNGYVEGIALDVNGYLSEGAGENLFVVKKGVLYTPPTTACILPGLTRDTIIHLAKKRGYEAREEPIAREALYLADEFFMVGTAAEVVPVRSVDKITVGNGGRGPITEELQQAYFALVKGQTDDENGWLEYVNE comes from the coding sequence ATGACACAAACATCAGAAGTAATTTGGCATAACGGTGAAATGGTTCCTTATTTTCAAGCGACCACCCATGTGCTTAGTCATGCTTTACATTATGGCAGCTCAGTTTTTGAAGGGATCCGTGCTTACGATACGCCAAATGGTCCAGCTGTTTTCCGCTTAACCGATCATATTCAACGCCTCTTTGATTCTGCGAAGATCTACCGTATGGAAATTCCTTTTACTAAAGAGGAAGTAATCGCAGCGTGTAAAGAGACGATCCGCGCAAATGACTTTACCAATGCTTACCTTCGTCCATTTGCATTTTTGGGTCATGTAGGCCTTGGTTTAAATCCGAAATCGCACCGTGCAGACATGACCGTTGCTGCGATGGAATGGGGTGCATACCTTGGTGAAGAAGGCTTAGCGCAAGGTGTTGATGTGTGTGTTTCTTCTTGGAGTCGCCTTGCACCAAACACCATGCCTACTGCGGCTAAAGCGGGTGGTAACTATTTATCTTCACAGCTTATTTCTGGTGAGGCGAAGCGTAATGGTTATGTTGAGGGGATCGCGCTTGATGTTAATGGCTACCTGAGCGAAGGCGCTGGTGAGAACCTGTTTGTGGTGAAAAAAGGCGTACTTTATACCCCGCCAACCACAGCTTGTATTCTACCTGGGCTCACGCGCGACACTATCATCCATTTGGCGAAAAAACGCGGTTATGAAGCACGTGAAGAGCCGATCGCTCGTGAAGCGCTTTATCTTGCTGATGAGTTCTTTATGGTTGGTACCGCAGCGGAAGTAGTACCTGTTCGCAGCGTAGACAAAATTACGGTGGGGAATGGCGGTCGTGGTCCAATTACAGAAGAGTTACAGCAGGCGTATTTTGCTTTGGTTAAAGGTCAAACAGATGACGAAAATGGCTGGTTAGAGTACGTAAACGAATAA